A single window of Rubripirellula lacrimiformis DNA harbors:
- a CDS encoding NHL repeat-containing protein produces MKPYFLGILTLVSICQYQFAHAQTEVQPVRMGCGIMTFDTVPGWGLRPDGNSAVGSTHGGVVIDKAGNIFFSAKEGVFVFSPDGKVIQSYLGKEYANMHDIEIRSEEDGEFIYGARNVDAEGVKFNAHSGEIVLHLGVPEESGLKGKIQLKPTAITVAPNGDIFLSNGYASNHIFKYDKTGKYLMHFGEKGNGMKQFNTAHGMTVDTRYDPPRLLICDRNHEPKGRLLHYTLDGEFIEEIITGLGMPTSASIQGDYVSVPDLRGRLVILDKTNTIMSVLGYNPDIARGRQFNIPQSEWVEGIFNGTHGSFWDADGNLYVQDWNVDGRIRKLVRVKP; encoded by the coding sequence ATGAAACCCTATTTCCTGGGCATTCTAACGCTCGTTTCGATTTGCCAGTACCAGTTTGCCCATGCCCAAACCGAGGTCCAACCCGTTCGCATGGGATGCGGGATCATGACGTTTGATACCGTGCCGGGATGGGGACTTCGTCCCGACGGAAACTCCGCAGTCGGGTCGACTCACGGCGGCGTCGTGATCGACAAAGCGGGCAATATTTTCTTCAGTGCCAAAGAAGGCGTGTTCGTATTTTCGCCCGACGGAAAGGTGATTCAGTCGTACTTGGGCAAAGAATATGCCAACATGCACGACATTGAAATTCGATCCGAAGAGGACGGTGAATTCATCTACGGCGCCCGCAATGTCGATGCCGAGGGAGTCAAATTCAATGCTCATTCGGGCGAGATCGTGTTGCACCTGGGCGTCCCCGAAGAATCCGGACTGAAGGGAAAGATCCAACTGAAACCGACCGCCATCACCGTAGCCCCCAATGGCGACATTTTCTTGTCCAACGGATACGCCAGCAACCATATTTTCAAATACGACAAGACGGGAAAGTATTTGATGCACTTTGGCGAAAAGGGCAACGGCATGAAGCAGTTCAATACTGCGCACGGGATGACAGTGGACACCCGTTATGACCCGCCACGACTGCTGATCTGTGACCGCAACCACGAACCCAAAGGTCGATTGCTGCACTACACACTGGACGGCGAATTCATCGAAGAAATCATCACCGGATTGGGCATGCCGACGTCCGCATCCATCCAAGGTGACTACGTCTCGGTTCCCGATCTCCGTGGTCGTCTGGTGATCTTGGACAAGACCAACACGATCATGTCGGTGCTTGGTTACAACCCGGACATCGCACGCGGACGCCAATTCAACATTCCACAATCGGAATGGGTCGAGGGCATTTTCAACGGCACTCACGGATCCTTCTGGGACGCCGATGGCAACCTTTACGTCCAGGACTGGAACGTCGACGGACGCATCAGGAAATTGGTGCGGGTGAAACCGTAG
- a CDS encoding sulfatase family protein, whose product MTKILSTAFLLVVSVTAGAAGTPPPNLLIIQTDEHNFRTLGCYRQTLADQQAFVWGKDAVVETPAIDSIAQRGAICTSYYATSPVCTPSRAAFFSGRYPQNTGSWQNDRPLSGDIVTFAEVLRRQGYSTGYAGKWHLDGAGKPQWQPKRKFGFTDNRFMFNRGHWKKFELTADGPRVAARSKQGDPSYSLAGADQESFSTDWLSNRAMDFIRKHAGEPFCYHLSLPDPHGPNAVRAPYDQMFENTPIRPPATFQTEYPLPKYIGSGAKNAKLSFRADQMSLYFGMVRCIDDNVGRILALIDELNLTDRTIVVFTSDHGDLCYEHGRLNKGNPYEGSAKIPMIIAAPGKIPAGKRIDQALGTVDFAPTILSLMEMDSPDGIEGRDASALLVGNADQPSWDDVTFLRSAGSKPGWLAAVSDQYKLVVSVADVPWLFDLKSDPDELINHAGDPEHAADLQRLAQAMVAYAQASTDPHMESSEISSALKSLVQ is encoded by the coding sequence ATGACCAAGATTCTTTCCACTGCGTTTCTGTTGGTGGTTTCGGTGACCGCGGGCGCCGCCGGGACTCCCCCGCCGAACCTTTTGATTATCCAGACGGACGAGCATAATTTTCGAACGCTGGGTTGCTATCGCCAGACCTTGGCGGACCAGCAAGCGTTCGTCTGGGGCAAAGACGCGGTGGTTGAAACGCCGGCGATCGATTCGATTGCCCAACGCGGTGCGATCTGCACCTCGTACTACGCAACCAGTCCTGTATGCACGCCATCAAGAGCCGCGTTTTTCTCGGGACGCTATCCACAGAACACGGGCAGTTGGCAAAACGACCGTCCGCTTTCGGGCGATATCGTCACCTTCGCCGAAGTGCTTCGTCGGCAGGGATATTCAACCGGCTACGCGGGCAAATGGCACCTGGACGGTGCGGGGAAACCACAGTGGCAGCCGAAACGAAAGTTTGGGTTCACTGACAACCGATTCATGTTCAATCGCGGTCACTGGAAGAAGTTCGAACTGACCGCCGATGGGCCCCGCGTTGCCGCCCGCAGCAAACAGGGCGACCCCAGTTATTCACTGGCCGGCGCCGACCAAGAATCGTTCTCTACCGATTGGTTGTCGAACCGGGCGATGGATTTTATCCGCAAGCACGCCGGTGAACCATTCTGTTATCACCTCAGTTTGCCGGATCCGCACGGGCCCAATGCGGTCAGGGCTCCCTATGACCAGATGTTCGAAAACACTCCCATTCGACCACCGGCAACGTTCCAGACCGAATACCCGCTTCCCAAGTACATCGGGTCGGGGGCCAAGAACGCGAAGCTTTCGTTTCGCGCCGACCAGATGTCACTGTATTTCGGCATGGTGCGATGCATCGACGACAACGTGGGACGGATCTTGGCGCTGATCGACGAATTGAATCTGACGGATCGCACGATCGTGGTGTTCACTTCCGATCACGGCGACCTGTGTTATGAACACGGACGGCTGAACAAGGGGAACCCATACGAAGGCAGTGCGAAGATTCCGATGATCATCGCGGCCCCAGGGAAAATTCCCGCTGGCAAGCGTATCGACCAAGCACTGGGCACGGTCGACTTTGCACCCACCATCTTGTCGTTGATGGAAATGGATTCGCCCGATGGAATCGAAGGGCGGGACGCATCGGCATTGTTGGTGGGCAATGCGGACCAACCATCCTGGGATGACGTCACCTTTCTTCGATCCGCTGGCAGCAAGCCCGGTTGGTTGGCGGCGGTCAGTGACCAATACAAACTAGTGGTCTCGGTTGCCGATGTGCCCTGGCTGTTCGATTTGAAATCGGACCCAGACGAATTGATCAACCATGCCGGCGATCCAGAGCATGCCGCAGACCTGCAACGGTTGGCCCAAGCGATGGTGGCCTATGCCCAAGCTTCCACCGACCCGCACATGGAGTCGTCGGAAATTTCCTCGGCGCTGAAATCGCTGGTCCAGTAA
- a CDS encoding DUF2314 domain-containing protein, translated as MNAESNDPPIFLNPDDDAEMEAAWKRARQTFRYFWRELAWEYRRIIPGLDMACVKVMFRDPPEIDHGDDPSVEHMWISDVQFDGQHVTGTLINSPGWLQSVSEGDDVKVKPGQVSDWMYAIANQVYGGYTVQLLRSRMGGKERKQHDAAWGLDFGDPTMVRLVPPDSIGAAPVKSGMLSRFFPAKQIPQTVSEVSKFEHPMSENMGDSLAGSLKEDPSFLTATDDRGFTFLHQLALAGSAKGVAVMLKHGADPNAVAGNGMTAMRLAKSLGWKKVMALLESAGGK; from the coding sequence ATGAATGCTGAATCCAACGACCCGCCCATTTTTCTGAATCCCGATGACGATGCTGAAATGGAAGCCGCCTGGAAGCGGGCACGCCAGACATTTCGGTATTTTTGGCGTGAGCTGGCTTGGGAGTATCGCCGCATCATTCCTGGCTTGGACATGGCTTGCGTGAAAGTCATGTTTCGTGATCCGCCGGAGATCGATCACGGCGACGATCCGTCGGTCGAACACATGTGGATCAGTGATGTGCAGTTTGATGGCCAGCATGTGACTGGAACCTTGATCAATTCGCCCGGTTGGCTGCAGTCCGTTTCGGAAGGGGACGATGTGAAAGTCAAACCCGGACAAGTTTCCGATTGGATGTACGCGATCGCCAACCAAGTCTACGGCGGCTATACCGTCCAGTTGTTGCGGTCGCGAATGGGCGGCAAAGAACGCAAACAGCATGATGCCGCGTGGGGACTGGATTTTGGTGACCCCACCATGGTGCGATTGGTGCCGCCGGATTCCATCGGTGCAGCTCCCGTTAAATCTGGGATGTTAAGTCGATTCTTCCCAGCCAAGCAGATCCCCCAAACGGTTTCCGAAGTCAGTAAGTTCGAACACCCGATGTCAGAGAACATGGGCGATTCGCTGGCTGGATCGTTGAAGGAAGATCCCAGCTTTCTGACCGCGACCGATGATCGTGGATTCACGTTTTTGCATCAGTTGGCGTTGGCTGGCAGCGCCAAAGGAGTGGCTGTGATGCTGAAACACGGCGCCGATCCGAATGCGGTTGCTGGCAACGGCATGACGGCGATGCGTTTGGCAAAGTCGTTGGGGTGGAAAAAGGTGATGGCTCTGCTGGAATCCGCCGGTGGTAAGTAA
- a CDS encoding HlyD family secretion protein — translation MKRIFRLRFASALLIGLISCGHLGTAAAADTTLPEPPSTSDKPASEKPAGDKSTSDKSTGDETIDKPNRDPAAKEDASPAKAEKKPDPIRIAGVFESIQPFEIKPDTERTKSWEIKKIVKHGATITRGQNVVVFDSKDIDETIQRSEVDLRLAKLSLDDAEFDFGQFQKTQELDRQAAKRDRDSAKQAHDNFVQVDRDRQVLTAQFSLKSSQASLENAQEELNQLQQMYLEDDLTEESEEIVLKRAKQAVESAQFRLDGTKISSDRSLSQSIPRAIETQEYALAKSELAYQKAIRNLNSERQRREIEIQRKRDDFRKQQDKHDELKQERKRVAITSPIDGVVVHGALTRGKVSDKPSLLETGTKVTGQQVVATIVNPDKLQIRVSLDEDKLDVAKVGQPCKITSDAYPGFKASGKVRSVSLVPYAGSKFDAVVQFKMPADAPAIMPTMTCHLDFEAKTKDTDKDE, via the coding sequence ATGAAACGAATCTTCCGCTTGCGTTTCGCATCCGCACTCTTGATTGGGTTGATCTCGTGCGGCCACTTAGGAACCGCCGCCGCAGCCGATACGACGCTGCCCGAGCCGCCATCGACGAGTGATAAACCCGCCAGCGAAAAACCCGCTGGCGATAAGTCGACCAGTGACAAGTCGACAGGCGATGAAACGATTGACAAACCCAATCGCGATCCTGCGGCCAAGGAAGATGCGTCCCCCGCGAAGGCCGAAAAGAAACCGGATCCGATTCGGATTGCAGGCGTCTTCGAATCCATCCAACCATTCGAAATCAAACCTGACACCGAACGGACCAAGTCCTGGGAAATCAAAAAGATCGTCAAGCATGGCGCGACGATCACTCGCGGCCAGAACGTCGTCGTGTTCGATTCCAAAGACATTGACGAAACCATCCAGCGATCGGAAGTGGACCTACGATTGGCCAAGCTTTCGCTGGATGACGCAGAGTTCGACTTTGGCCAGTTCCAGAAAACCCAAGAATTGGATCGCCAAGCCGCCAAACGAGATCGCGACAGCGCCAAGCAAGCGCACGACAACTTCGTACAGGTCGATCGAGATCGCCAAGTATTGACTGCCCAGTTCAGTCTGAAGTCGTCGCAAGCATCGCTTGAAAACGCTCAGGAAGAACTGAACCAATTGCAACAAATGTATTTGGAAGACGATCTGACCGAAGAGTCCGAAGAGATCGTCCTTAAGCGAGCCAAGCAAGCTGTCGAATCGGCTCAGTTCCGACTCGATGGAACCAAAATCAGTTCCGACCGCAGCCTATCGCAAAGCATTCCCCGCGCAATCGAAACGCAAGAGTATGCGTTGGCGAAATCGGAACTGGCCTACCAGAAAGCCATCCGCAACCTGAACTCAGAACGTCAACGTCGAGAAATCGAAATCCAACGCAAACGCGACGATTTCCGGAAGCAACAAGACAAGCACGACGAACTGAAACAAGAACGCAAACGCGTCGCGATCACCTCGCCGATCGATGGCGTGGTCGTGCACGGGGCACTGACCCGCGGCAAGGTAAGCGACAAGCCAAGTCTGTTGGAAACGGGAACCAAAGTAACGGGGCAGCAAGTGGTTGCCACCATCGTCAACCCTGACAAGCTGCAGATCCGTGTATCGCTGGACGAAGATAAGCTTGACGTTGCGAAGGTTGGTCAACCGTGCAAAATCACCAGCGATGCCTACCCCGGTTTCAAAGCAAGCGGGAAGGTCCGATCGGTTTCGTTGGTCCCGTACGCGGGCAGCAAATTTGATGCGGTCGTTCAATTCAAGATGCCAGCCGATGCGCCGGCAATCATGCCCACCATGACCTGTCATCTGGATTTCGAAGCCAAGACCAAGGACACCGACAAGGATGAATGA
- a CDS encoding prenyltransferase/squalene oxidase repeat-containing protein: protein MNDVANPRRREVDRGLGLLGRCLFLTLFVMVPVPGDVIGDDNPVVLDRVADDHVADDSVTAEASDHATSAAIDFSAPPVLPEIDAANASEIRSSIDRGIAFLLADQNPDGSWGSATRTKSLNIYAPVPGAHHAFRTATTSLCIAALIELETESVADKAKVSASIDRAETWLIERLPRLRRATANAIYNVWGHAYSIQALVRMHGRHAGDEAAQAGIVALIQSQFDMLTRYESVDGGWGYYDFRYGGNQPTSSSISFVGGTVLIALAEARDIGVQPPQRIVDRAIDALNRQKKPDFSYLYGEYLQYQPMRGINRPGGSLGRTQCCNTALRAWGDTTVTDNVAMHWLYRLYVRNGWLDIGRKRPVPHESWMQVAGYFYYYGHYYAALSMDQLPAFERPPYRELLARLMLDRQEKDGSWWDYPLYDYHQPYGTAFALMTLRRCLPTP from the coding sequence ATGAATGATGTGGCTAACCCAAGACGCAGGGAAGTGGATCGCGGGCTAGGATTGCTGGGTCGATGCCTGTTCCTAACGCTGTTTGTCATGGTTCCGGTACCGGGGGACGTCATCGGCGACGACAACCCGGTGGTCTTGGACCGTGTCGCCGACGATCACGTTGCAGATGATTCGGTCACAGCCGAAGCATCCGATCACGCCACGTCAGCCGCAATCGATTTCAGTGCCCCACCCGTGTTGCCCGAAATCGATGCCGCGAACGCATCCGAGATTCGGTCGTCGATCGATCGTGGGATTGCATTCCTGCTTGCCGATCAAAACCCCGATGGATCATGGGGATCTGCGACGCGCACGAAAAGCTTGAACATCTACGCGCCCGTCCCAGGCGCTCACCATGCATTCCGCACGGCGACCACATCATTGTGCATTGCCGCGTTGATCGAATTGGAAACCGAATCGGTTGCCGACAAAGCGAAAGTTTCCGCTTCGATCGACCGGGCGGAAACTTGGTTGATTGAACGGTTGCCGCGGCTGCGACGCGCCACAGCCAATGCGATCTACAACGTTTGGGGGCATGCCTATTCCATCCAAGCGCTCGTGCGAATGCATGGCCGCCATGCTGGGGACGAAGCGGCGCAGGCCGGAATCGTCGCTTTGATCCAATCGCAGTTCGACATGTTGACTCGTTATGAATCGGTCGATGGCGGATGGGGGTACTACGATTTTCGGTATGGCGGCAACCAACCAACTTCGTCCTCGATCAGCTTTGTCGGCGGAACGGTACTGATCGCGTTGGCCGAGGCTCGTGATATCGGTGTCCAGCCGCCTCAGCGCATCGTTGACCGCGCGATCGATGCACTCAACCGCCAAAAGAAACCCGACTTCAGTTACCTGTATGGCGAGTATCTTCAATACCAGCCGATGCGTGGAATCAATCGGCCGGGTGGAAGTCTAGGGCGGACGCAGTGTTGCAATACCGCACTGCGTGCCTGGGGCGACACCACCGTCACCGACAATGTGGCCATGCATTGGCTGTACCGTTTGTACGTACGCAATGGCTGGCTGGATATCGGACGCAAACGCCCGGTTCCTCACGAGTCGTGGATGCAGGTCGCTGGGTACTTCTATTACTACGGCCACTACTACGCGGCCCTTAGCATGGACCAGTTACCGGCATTCGAGCGTCCGCCGTATCGCGAACTGCTGGCACGGCTGATGCTAGATCGACAAGAAAAGGACGGTTCATGGTGGGACTATCCGCTGTACGACTACCATCAGCCCTACGGCACCGCATTCGCGCTGATGACGTTGCGGCGTTGTCTGCCAACGCCCTAA
- a CDS encoding putative bifunctional diguanylate cyclase/phosphodiesterase: MPYTSDRQTLNSTTDNTSTTSGYTSPEFSIQCDQSNTAVLADAERKTTEEIVKQQLTAFRRAVSAAGILAVTDVTGKIIEVNDNFCEVSGYAREELIGQDHRILQSGQHNVQFLREMYSTIGRGKIWRGEICDRAKDGSLYWMDTTIAPMLNESGKPHSYFALRVDISDRKRLEGCLHELAYHDTLTGLANRDAILQSIQASIGRSSQHQSALLFLDFDRFKLVNDSLGHDVGDQLLIAIAKRLSTTLDHAVPLANSVIPARLGGDEFVVLLEGLKRAEDATIVAERLLRVFSKSYKLGNHTVYSSASIGIVTSTQEYTLAREMLRDADLAMYEAKATGKANYVVFDCALRDKAKARLKIENEIRLAIEREEFSLLYQPIVSLESGRTESVEALIRWKNEDGELIEPEEFISIAEETGMIVPIGNWVLREACRQIAQWEETLGPLAPVCVHVNVSRRQLALPNFASFILETTQHYGVEPGRLHIEVTESMIMHDREASIAILCDLKELGFKIDIDDFGTGYSSLSCLHAFPIDVLKIDREFVSNLNHGQDFGALLHTIVALADNLNLKVVAEGIENTNQLTLIQALGCEFGQGYLFSKPLLPEDLEQFLRNDAARPPCHWDVSPIQTFHLSDSDPTDPPHRQPMSVAASSCGSGSQSLKINRSRSTL; the protein is encoded by the coding sequence GTGCCATACACATCCGATCGCCAAACGCTGAACAGCACGACGGATAACACATCGACGACCAGCGGCTACACGTCGCCAGAATTTTCTATCCAGTGTGACCAATCGAACACCGCAGTCCTTGCGGATGCCGAACGAAAGACCACCGAAGAAATCGTCAAGCAGCAATTGACCGCTTTTCGCCGCGCCGTCAGTGCAGCGGGGATCTTGGCAGTCACTGACGTCACCGGAAAGATCATTGAAGTCAACGACAACTTTTGTGAAGTGTCGGGGTACGCCCGCGAGGAACTGATTGGTCAGGACCATCGCATTCTGCAATCGGGACAACACAACGTCCAGTTCCTTCGCGAAATGTACTCGACGATTGGACGTGGCAAGATTTGGCGAGGCGAAATCTGCGATCGCGCCAAAGATGGTTCGCTGTATTGGATGGACACCACCATCGCGCCGATGCTGAACGAATCGGGCAAACCGCACAGCTACTTTGCTCTTCGCGTTGACATCAGCGACCGGAAACGGTTGGAGGGATGTCTGCATGAACTGGCCTATCACGACACGCTTACCGGATTGGCGAATCGCGACGCCATTTTACAATCGATCCAAGCGTCCATCGGACGCAGTAGCCAACACCAGTCAGCACTGCTGTTCTTGGATTTCGATCGTTTCAAACTGGTCAACGACAGCCTAGGCCATGACGTCGGCGACCAACTTCTGATCGCCATCGCAAAACGGTTAAGCACAACCTTGGACCATGCGGTACCGCTTGCAAACAGTGTGATTCCCGCCCGCTTGGGAGGCGACGAGTTTGTCGTCTTGCTAGAGGGATTGAAGCGAGCCGAAGATGCGACGATCGTGGCCGAGCGGTTGCTGCGAGTGTTCAGCAAAAGTTACAAGCTGGGGAACCACACGGTTTATTCCTCTGCCAGTATCGGCATCGTGACCAGCACGCAAGAGTACACACTGGCACGCGAAATGTTGCGTGATGCTGACCTCGCGATGTACGAAGCCAAAGCAACAGGAAAAGCAAACTACGTGGTCTTCGACTGCGCCCTGCGTGACAAAGCCAAAGCCCGGCTAAAAATCGAAAACGAAATCCGATTAGCGATCGAACGCGAAGAGTTTTCGCTGTTGTACCAGCCCATCGTTTCGCTGGAATCGGGACGAACCGAATCGGTCGAGGCACTGATCCGCTGGAAGAACGAAGATGGCGAACTGATCGAACCCGAGGAATTCATTTCGATCGCAGAAGAAACCGGAATGATCGTCCCGATCGGCAATTGGGTGCTTCGCGAAGCCTGTCGCCAGATCGCCCAATGGGAAGAAACTCTTGGCCCGTTGGCACCCGTATGCGTTCATGTCAACGTATCACGTCGCCAGTTGGCATTGCCGAACTTTGCATCCTTCATTCTTGAAACCACTCAGCACTACGGTGTCGAACCGGGGCGACTCCATATCGAAGTCACCGAAAGCATGATCATGCATGATCGCGAAGCGTCGATCGCGATCTTGTGCGACCTGAAGGAACTTGGATTCAAAATCGATATCGATGACTTTGGAACGGGCTATTCGTCCCTGTCATGTTTGCACGCGTTCCCCATCGATGTGCTGAAGATCGACCGCGAATTCGTTTCGAACCTGAATCATGGTCAAGACTTTGGTGCTCTGCTGCATACGATCGTCGCATTAGCCGACAACCTTAATCTGAAGGTGGTCGCCGAAGGAATCGAGAACACCAACCAACTGACCCTGATCCAGGCGTTGGGTTGCGAGTTTGGTCAGGGGTATCTGTTTTCCAAGCCGCTGCTGCCCGAGGATCTGGAACAGTTCCTGCGCAACGACGCGGCACGCCCGCCGTGCCACTGGGACGTGTCCCCAATCCAAACGTTCCATTTATCCGATTCAGATCCCACCGACCCTCCACACCGCCAACCAATGTCGGTTGCCGCAAGCTCTTGCGGCTCAGGTTCCCAAAGCCTGAAAATCAACCGATCGAGATCCACCCTATGA
- a CDS encoding HDOD domain-containing protein produces the protein MNAVLDCQDVTNDLPLAVDIAIEKIRNLATLPTVATQIIEMAACPDTGLNELHAIINGDPALGTRILKLANSAFYGVPRQIDSLDRAVVMLGMNAIKNTAIAASLHKVFRSSSTPSALNPRDLWLHSVAVAVAAKQLAITTRTLKSDVAFLAGLIHDIGIMVEMQAYSIRFGEWAKSIATPHENGFLAAEQEFWGATHQDFGAGLCRKWNFPFHLELATRYHHCPDLLPEDQRLLPTIIHVADIIAVRMDAGFTGTVDHASVHPSALKMLGLSDQDVDDLAATLPEELSQAITLLGS, from the coding sequence ATGAACGCTGTGCTCGACTGCCAAGACGTGACCAACGACCTACCGTTGGCGGTAGATATCGCCATCGAAAAAATCCGCAATCTTGCCACGTTGCCGACGGTGGCCACCCAGATCATCGAAATGGCGGCATGCCCTGATACCGGGCTGAACGAACTGCACGCGATCATCAACGGCGACCCCGCATTGGGCACCCGAATTCTAAAGCTGGCCAACTCGGCATTCTATGGCGTCCCAAGACAGATCGATTCGCTCGATCGTGCCGTCGTGATGTTAGGAATGAACGCGATCAAAAACACCGCGATTGCGGCTAGTTTGCACAAGGTCTTTCGATCAAGTTCCACCCCGTCGGCTTTGAATCCACGCGATCTTTGGTTGCACAGTGTCGCCGTTGCGGTTGCCGCAAAACAGCTAGCCATCACCACGAGGACGCTAAAATCGGACGTCGCTTTCCTTGCCGGACTGATCCATGACATTGGCATCATGGTTGAAATGCAGGCGTACAGCATCCGGTTTGGCGAATGGGCAAAGTCGATTGCGACGCCTCATGAAAACGGATTCCTGGCCGCTGAACAAGAATTCTGGGGGGCCACGCACCAAGACTTTGGTGCTGGCCTATGCCGAAAATGGAACTTTCCCTTCCACCTAGAACTTGCCACCCGGTACCACCATTGTCCGGACTTGTTGCCCGAAGACCAACGATTGTTGCCGACGATCATTCACGTTGCCGACATCATCGCAGTTCGAATGGACGCTGGATTCACAGGGACGGTCGACCACGCATCGGTGCATCCGAGTGCTTTGAAAATGCTGGGGCTTAGCGACCAGGACGTCGACGACCTGGCCGCGACTTTGCCCGAGGAACTTTCCCAGGCCATAACGCTGCTGGGTTCATGA
- a CDS encoding efflux RND transporter periplasmic adaptor subunit, protein MKPNRFRFNTFIGPTILIVAAAALWSFRAELFPVRPAAEAQSNRPPAQPDEDQTVLEISVQARKNLGLVSAPARPQTYWRSVTIPGVIADRPGQSDRGVTSPAVGIVTAVHAFPGDTIRPGDGLFTLRLFSEYLQHTQTQLFKANQETRIIQEQIDRLSAAATTGAVSKAKMIELAANMTRQRAVIQSSRQDLLTRGLQPQQIDRVEQQGQFVSTIDVTAPPPLATDSSADTPASDTTTSDTTTGAPTAASDKTEDRSAANQVAYEVQELSVEMGQQVQAGQLLAKLSNHQLLYVVGHAFKREATFLEQATQEGRPVTIDFTDDRGDEWETIQPSFQIRHLSNSIDTNSRTFDFFVPLMNQSRSYQKSGNEFLVWRFRPGQRVRIQIPVESFLDVIVLPAAAVVRDGPEAYVFRQNGDLFKRLSVHVQREDRLWTVVANDGSIPPGSYLAQSSAASLNRVLRAQTASGAQPGLHVHPDGTTHAAH, encoded by the coding sequence ATGAAACCCAACCGGTTCCGTTTCAACACTTTCATAGGACCGACAATCCTGATCGTGGCCGCCGCTGCGCTGTGGTCTTTCCGCGCGGAACTTTTTCCGGTCCGACCGGCAGCTGAAGCCCAGTCCAATCGTCCACCGGCACAACCAGACGAAGACCAGACGGTGCTAGAGATCAGCGTCCAAGCGAGAAAGAACCTGGGCTTGGTATCGGCTCCGGCAAGACCGCAAACGTATTGGCGTTCGGTGACGATCCCAGGCGTCATCGCCGATCGTCCCGGCCAGTCCGATCGCGGCGTGACCTCACCCGCCGTGGGGATTGTCACCGCAGTCCATGCGTTCCCCGGGGACACGATCCGGCCTGGCGATGGCTTGTTCACGCTGCGACTGTTCAGCGAGTATCTGCAACACACGCAGACGCAACTGTTCAAGGCGAACCAAGAAACTCGCATCATCCAAGAACAGATCGATCGTTTGTCCGCGGCCGCCACAACCGGTGCCGTTTCCAAAGCCAAAATGATTGAATTGGCGGCCAACATGACTCGCCAGCGAGCCGTCATCCAATCGTCGCGGCAAGACCTGCTGACTCGCGGGCTGCAGCCCCAGCAGATCGATCGTGTGGAACAGCAGGGTCAATTTGTATCGACCATCGATGTCACCGCCCCACCACCGCTAGCGACAGATTCATCGGCCGACACCCCGGCCAGCGACACTACGACCAGCGACACTACGACCGGCGCCCCAACAGCGGCATCGGACAAGACCGAGGACCGTTCCGCGGCAAACCAGGTTGCCTACGAAGTGCAGGAACTGAGCGTTGAAATGGGACAACAAGTCCAAGCCGGCCAGTTGCTCGCCAAATTATCGAACCACCAATTACTGTATGTGGTCGGGCACGCTTTCAAACGCGAAGCAACGTTCCTGGAACAGGCAACCCAGGAAGGTCGACCGGTCACGATTGATTTTACTGACGATCGCGGTGACGAATGGGAAACCATCCAACCATCGTTCCAGATCCGCCATCTGTCGAATTCAATAGACACCAACAGTCGAACCTTCGACTTCTTTGTGCCGCTGATGAATCAATCGCGATCCTACCAAAAGTCGGGCAACGAATTCCTGGTGTGGCGGTTTCGTCCCGGCCAACGTGTTCGCATCCAGATCCCGGTTGAATCGTTCCTTGACGTGATCGTGCTGCCTGCGGCGGCGGTCGTCCGTGATGGGCCCGAAGCGTACGTGTTCCGCCAGAACGGTGATCTTTTCAAACGGCTTTCCGTGCACGTGCAGCGCGAAGACCGGTTGTGGACAGTGGTCGCCAACGACGGCAGCATTCCGCCGGGATCCTATCTAGCACAAAGTTCTGCGGCCTCACTGAACCGCGTGCTACGGGCACAAACAGCCAGTGGTGCACAACCGGGTCTGCATGTGCATCCCGATGGAACCACTCACGCCGCTCACTAG